In Candidatus Sodalis pierantonius str. SOPE, one DNA window encodes the following:
- the flgG gene encoding flagellar basal-body rod protein FlgG, with amino-acid sequence MMRSLMIAKTGLEAQQTNMDVISNNIANVSTMGFKRQQAVFEDLLYQTVRQPGAKSSEQTTIPSGLQLGAGVRPVATTRIHLQGGLTNTGNPTDVAIEGSGFLQVLMPDGTNAYTRDGSLQRDQYGQLVTSSGYPIQPAVTIPNGASNLTISKDGLVSVTLPGQTEPQEVGQLTLATFINDAGLQSLGENLYYETPSSGAPMENKPGMNGAGALKQQFLENSNVNVAQELITMIQAQRAYELNSKAISTSDQMLQRLVQL; translated from the coding sequence ATGATGCGCTCTTTAATGATTGCCAAGACCGGTCTCGAAGCGCAGCAGACCAATATGGACGTGATTTCCAACAATATTGCCAACGTATCCACCATGGGATTTAAACGCCAACAGGCGGTATTCGAGGACCTGCTCTATCAAACCGTGCGCCAGCCAGGCGCCAAATCTTCCGAACAGACCACGATTCCCTCCGGGCTCCAGCTGGGTGCCGGCGTGCGGCCCGTCGCCACTACACGCATCCATTTGCAGGGCGGGTTGACCAATACCGGCAATCCCACCGATGTGGCCATTGAGGGGTCGGGCTTCCTACAGGTACTGATGCCGGACGGCACCAACGCCTACACCCGCGATGGATCACTACAGCGCGATCAGTACGGCCAATTGGTGACCTCGAGCGGCTATCCCATCCAGCCGGCGGTGACGATACCCAACGGTGCCTCCAATCTGACCATCAGCAAGGACGGTTTGGTTAGCGTCACCTTGCCAGGACAAACCGAGCCGCAAGAAGTGGGGCAATTGACCCTCGCCACGTTCATTAACGATGCCGGTTTGCAAAGCCTGGGGGAAAACCTGTATTACGAGACGCCCTCCTCCGGCGCGCCGATGGAGAATAAGCCCGGCATGAACGGGGCCGGCGCGCTCAAGCAGCAATTCCTGGAAAACTCCAACGTTAACGTCGCCCAGGAGCTGATTACCATGATTCAGGCCCAGCGCGCTTATGAGTTGAACAGCAAAGCGATATCCACCTCCGATCAGATGCTGCAGCGACTCGTGCAGCTCTAG
- a CDS encoding flagellar basal body L-ring protein FlgH, with translation MRGSGIALATLLLGGCTAPPPRPLVAGATTAAPAPPMPIAVNGSVFQPGQAMNYGYQPLFEDRRPRNIGDTLTIMLQENVSASKSSSSNADRKGNADFGINALPSMLNGLMGGDRLATDIESSNGFNGKGGAAAKNTFSGTITVTVIDVLTNGNLRVVGEKQIAINQGTEFIRFSGIVNPRTIDGNNQVVSTLVSDARIEYVGDGYINEAQQMGWLQRFFLNYFPF, from the coding sequence ATCAGGGGAAGCGGCATTGCCCTGGCCACACTTTTACTCGGCGGTTGCACTGCGCCGCCGCCTCGTCCGCTGGTGGCCGGCGCGACCACCGCGGCACCGGCGCCGCCCATGCCCATCGCCGTTAATGGCTCGGTGTTTCAGCCCGGCCAGGCGATGAATTATGGCTATCAGCCGCTGTTTGAGGATCGCCGGCCGCGCAATATTGGCGACACGTTGACGATTATGCTGCAAGAAAACGTCAGCGCCAGCAAAAGCTCCTCCTCCAACGCCGATCGCAAAGGCAACGCGGATTTCGGCATTAACGCTCTCCCCAGCATGTTGAACGGGTTGATGGGCGGCGATCGTCTAGCGACGGATATCGAGAGTAGTAATGGTTTTAACGGCAAGGGGGGCGCGGCCGCTAAAAACACCTTCAGCGGGACCATCACCGTCACCGTGATCGACGTCCTTACCAACGGCAATTTACGCGTCGTGGGGGAAAAACAGATTGCCATTAACCAGGGCACGGAATTCATCCGTTTTTCCGGCATCGTCAACCCCCGCACCATCGACGGCAACAATCAGGTGGTGTCGACGCTGGTTTCCGACGCCCGAATCGAATATGTCGGCGATGGCTATATTAATGAAGCGCAGCAAATGGGTTGGTTACAGCGTTTCTTCCTTAACTATTTCCCCTTTTAA
- the fliN gene encoding flagellar motor switch protein FliN: protein MPDGEAPLHETDAQTNGDAARPAPTGPEFPAADAAEEESPLREDLSLILDIPVKMTVELGRTRMTIRELLHLSQDAVVPLEGLAGEPLDILINGYLIARGEVVVMGEQYGVRIADIVTPAERMRRLSR, encoded by the coding sequence ATGCCCGACGGCGAGGCGCCATTGCACGAAACCGACGCGCAAACCAATGGCGATGCGGCACGGCCGGCACCGACCGGACCGGAATTTCCCGCCGCTGACGCCGCCGAAGAGGAATCGCCGCTGAGGGAAGATCTCAGTCTGATTCTGGATATTCCGGTAAAGATGACCGTGGAGTTGGGACGTACCCGGATGACCATTCGCGAACTGCTGCACCTAAGTCAGGACGCGGTGGTGCCGCTGGAAGGACTGGCGGGCGAACCGCTGGATATTCTGATTAACGGCTACCTTATCGCCCGCGGCGAAGTAGTGGTAATGGGAGAACAGTACGGCGTGCGCATCGCCGATATTGTGACGCCCGCCGAACGTATGCGCCGCTTGAGCCGATAA
- a CDS encoding flagellar basal body P-ring protein FlgI, whose protein sequence is MMLSLCAVAGLLLAPSIQAERIRDLTTVLGVRENALIGYGLVVGLDGTGDQTTQTPFTTQSLRNMLSQLGVTVPTGTNMQLKNVAAVMVTAKLPAFARAGQKIDVVVSSLGSAKSLRGGTLLMTPLKGVDNQVYALAQGNILVSGSGAQAGGNRVQVNQLNGGRISGGAIVERSVPADFAGGNVIMLQLNNDDFSLAQQISDAINRHFGRRSALPLDSRTINVAVPRDGPGKVRFLASLQNIPITLGPTDAVVVINSRTGSVVMNRDVVLGSCAVAHDELTVEVNRTYKVSQPNTPFGGGHTVVVPDTAINVRNEGGALQQIDAGANLNDVVSALNGIGATPNDLMAILQSMQSAGCLNAKLEIN, encoded by the coding sequence ATGATGTTATCCCTCTGCGCGGTGGCCGGGCTGTTGCTAGCGCCGTCCATTCAGGCGGAGCGTATTCGCGACCTCACCACGGTATTGGGCGTGAGGGAGAATGCGTTGATCGGCTACGGTCTGGTGGTGGGCCTGGACGGCACCGGCGACCAGACCACCCAGACGCCGTTCACCACGCAAAGCCTGCGCAATATGCTTTCCCAACTGGGCGTCACCGTGCCGACGGGAACCAACATGCAGCTGAAAAACGTCGCGGCGGTGATGGTAACGGCTAAATTGCCCGCTTTTGCCCGCGCCGGCCAGAAGATCGATGTGGTGGTCTCCTCGCTCGGCAGCGCCAAAAGTTTGCGCGGCGGGACGTTATTGATGACGCCGTTGAAGGGCGTGGATAACCAGGTTTATGCGCTGGCGCAGGGCAATATACTGGTCTCCGGTTCCGGCGCGCAGGCCGGCGGCAATCGGGTGCAGGTGAATCAATTAAACGGCGGACGTATCAGCGGCGGCGCCATCGTCGAGCGTAGCGTGCCGGCGGATTTTGCCGGCGGCAACGTCATTATGTTACAGTTGAATAATGACGACTTTTCGCTGGCGCAGCAAATAAGCGACGCCATCAATCGTCATTTCGGCCGCCGTAGCGCCCTGCCGCTGGATAGCCGCACGATTAACGTCGCCGTACCGCGCGACGGGCCGGGCAAAGTCCGTTTCCTGGCCAGCTTGCAAAATATCCCCATTACGCTTGGCCCCACCGATGCGGTGGTGGTGATCAATTCGCGTACCGGCTCGGTGGTGATGAACCGGGACGTGGTGCTGGGTAGCTGCGCCGTGGCCCATGACGAGCTGACGGTCGAAGTCAATCGGACCTATAAGGTCAGTCAGCCTAACACGCCTTTCGGCGGCGGACACACGGTGGTGGTGCCGGACACCGCGATCAACGTGCGCAATGAAGGGGGCGCTCTGCAGCAAATCGACGCCGGCGCGAATCTCAATGATGTTGTCAGCGCGCTAAACGGCATCGGCGCTACGCCGAATGATTTGATGGCAATTTTGCAGTCTATGCAAAGCGCCGGTTGTTTAAACGCCAAATTGGAAATCAACTAA
- the flgL gene encoding flagellar hook-associated protein FlgL: MNLSTHYMYQQQTQFIMSSASRFNDVAMHLSANTRVLRPSDDPAAAMDVVTYRNALAQLDYYSGTRGYARAVLTKEGDTLQTVTNTLSAINAKIMAIQKPAGDLAPIIQELEGLRDDLLASANAQDTSGNYIFAGYKADVKPFQKAQGSDDIVYQGGGTAIGQQVDEGREMKIGHIGSDIFNIEGQDTVFKKLDALIGALKSDAGNEGGGAWPGEELKAIMDAARSAVRKTEDNVGNAQVVSGLNLQLLDNLDAAGVSQREGITDRLQQGLGQDTGSQIALVTELQLSQVAMDSSMMVFQMMQNMSLFNLMK, encoded by the coding sequence ATGAATCTCAGCACCCATTATATGTATCAACAGCAAACCCAGTTCATCATGAGCTCCGCGTCCCGCTTTAATGATGTGGCCATGCATTTGAGCGCCAATACCCGGGTATTGCGCCCGTCCGACGATCCCGCCGCGGCGATGGACGTGGTGACCTATCGTAACGCCCTGGCGCAGCTGGATTATTACAGCGGCACGCGCGGTTATGCCCGGGCCGTGCTAACGAAAGAGGGCGATACGCTGCAAACGGTCACCAACACGCTCTCCGCCATCAACGCCAAAATCATGGCCATCCAGAAACCGGCGGGGGATCTCGCGCCGATAATTCAGGAATTAGAGGGCCTGCGCGACGATCTCCTCGCCAGCGCTAATGCGCAGGACACCAGCGGCAATTATATCTTTGCCGGCTATAAAGCCGATGTGAAGCCTTTTCAAAAAGCGCAGGGCAGCGATGATATCGTTTATCAGGGCGGCGGTACCGCTATCGGCCAGCAGGTTGACGAAGGCCGGGAGATGAAAATTGGCCATATCGGCAGCGATATTTTCAATATCGAGGGGCAGGATACGGTTTTCAAAAAACTGGATGCGCTTATCGGCGCGCTAAAAAGCGATGCGGGAAATGAAGGGGGCGGCGCATGGCCGGGAGAGGAACTGAAAGCGATAATGGACGCCGCCCGTAGCGCGGTAAGAAAGACAGAAGATAATGTCGGTAATGCGCAGGTGGTTTCCGGTCTTAATCTGCAACTGCTCGACAACCTTGACGCTGCCGGCGTAAGCCAACGCGAGGGGATAACCGATCGACTGCAACAAGGGCTGGGGCAGGATACGGGTTCGCAAATAGCCCTGGTGACGGAGCTGCAATTATCCCAAGTCGCGATGGATTCCTCGATGATGGTGTTTCAAATGATGCAAAACATGTCGTTATTCAACCTGATGAAGTAA
- the fliM gene encoding flagellar motor switch protein FliM: MSEKESVRFGPLTRKQAKQELRQAQARAAQQTPLQAGSGSPFDAVQRRRLGGERLKGLEMINQDFAGRFRRALFTLMQRRTDISAEAILIQPYREFAAQLRPPASLNLISLKPLRGNTLFAFTPGLIFTALDTLFGGNGRLPDTQERAFTPAEQRVIDRLLKLMLHAYGDAWLGLHPLEPEFITAETSCRFTGFSDGEMVVVSPFRVAIGAMQGEFAIIFSQAALESLHEMLSKPLPEHIRQDQGQWRQNLARQLQGTELELIARFADLPLCLSRVMALRRGDILPIPRPERLTAYVDGVPVFLGSYGSLNGQYALRVEHVINQDINQLNNKDISHE, translated from the coding sequence ATGTCTGAGAAAGAATCCGTCCGCTTCGGCCCTCTTACGCGCAAACAGGCCAAGCAGGAGCTGCGGCAGGCACAGGCGCGCGCCGCGCAGCAGACCCCTTTGCAGGCCGGTTCGGGTTCGCCGTTTGATGCCGTGCAACGGCGTCGCCTGGGGGGCGAGCGTCTAAAAGGGCTGGAAATGATCAACCAGGATTTCGCCGGCCGGTTTCGCCGTGCGCTGTTCACCCTGATGCAGCGTCGCACCGATATCAGCGCGGAAGCGATTTTAATCCAACCGTATCGTGAATTCGCCGCCCAGTTGCGTCCGCCCGCCAGCCTGAATCTTATCAGCCTGAAACCGCTGCGGGGCAACACGCTATTCGCCTTCACGCCGGGACTCATCTTTACCGCGCTCGACACGCTGTTCGGCGGCAACGGGCGGCTGCCCGACACGCAGGAGCGGGCATTTACCCCGGCGGAACAGCGTGTTATCGACCGTTTGCTGAAGCTGATGCTGCACGCCTACGGCGACGCCTGGCTGGGGTTACATCCACTTGAGCCGGAATTTATCACCGCGGAAACCTCCTGCCGCTTTACAGGCTTTAGCGACGGCGAAATGGTCGTGGTCTCCCCGTTCCGGGTCGCTATCGGCGCCATGCAGGGCGAATTCGCCATTATTTTCTCCCAGGCGGCCCTGGAGTCGCTGCACGAGATGTTGAGTAAACCGCTGCCGGAGCATATCCGCCAGGATCAGGGGCAGTGGCGGCAAAACCTGGCCAGGCAATTGCAGGGCACCGAATTGGAGCTTATCGCCCGATTCGCCGACCTGCCTTTGTGCCTGTCGCGGGTCATGGCGCTGCGGCGCGGCGATATCCTGCCGATCCCCCGCCCTGAACGGCTGACCGCCTACGTTGACGGTGTACCGGTGTTTCTCGGCAGCTATGGCAGCCTGAACGGGCAGTATGCGCTGCGGGTGGAACACGTGATCAATCAAGACATTAATCAACTGAACAATAAGGACATTTCTCATGAGTGA
- the fliR gene encoding flagellar biosynthetic protein FliR, with the protein MLDLTALPAAIGPHFWPLARLLGLFVSAPLLSEKIITNKVKIGLAVLITLLIAPGLEPVATPLVSAAGLWLIMVQLIIGVTVGLTLQFAFSAMRFAGEVIGLQMGLSFATFFDPFSGPNSPIIARLFNVLLLLLFVSLDAHLLMIDVLVDTFQLLPIAPLPLNGENFLALARAAGLLFSCGLMLALPAMTLLLLLNITLGVLNRLTPQFSVFVIGFPLTLGGGLLALMLVMPLLATFAEGLLSTLFQQLSAILAAMGGGQQA; encoded by the coding sequence ATGCTGGACTTAACCGCCCTGCCAGCCGCCATCGGCCCGCATTTCTGGCCGCTGGCGCGTTTACTGGGGCTTTTCGTCAGCGCGCCGCTGCTCAGCGAGAAGATAATCACGAATAAAGTCAAAATCGGCTTGGCGGTGCTGATTACGCTGCTGATTGCCCCCGGACTGGAGCCGGTGGCCACCCCTCTGGTTTCCGCGGCGGGGCTGTGGCTCATCATGGTGCAGCTTATCATTGGCGTAACGGTGGGGCTGACGTTGCAGTTCGCCTTTAGCGCCATGCGCTTCGCCGGCGAAGTGATCGGTTTGCAGATGGGGCTCTCGTTCGCCACCTTCTTCGACCCCTTCAGCGGACCGAACTCCCCGATTATCGCCCGCTTGTTCAATGTGTTGTTGCTGTTGCTGTTTGTCTCTCTCGACGCGCACCTGCTGATGATTGACGTGCTGGTCGACACTTTCCAACTGCTGCCCATCGCGCCGCTGCCCCTTAACGGCGAAAATTTCCTGGCGCTGGCGCGCGCCGCCGGCCTGTTGTTTTCCTGTGGTTTAATGCTGGCGCTGCCGGCAATGACGCTACTGCTGTTGCTTAATATTACTTTGGGGGTGCTGAACCGATTAACACCGCAATTCTCCGTGTTTGTCATTGGCTTTCCGCTAACGCTCGGCGGCGGACTGCTGGCGCTGATGCTGGTCATGCCGTTGTTGGCAACCTTCGCCGAAGGGCTATTGAGCACGCTGTTTCAACAACTTTCCGCCATTCTCGCCGCGATGGGCGGCGGCCAGCAGGCATAA
- the flgK gene encoding flagellar hook-associated protein FlgK — protein MLNLYYIASSGLQTGQQALSVIGNNLANATNPNYSRQNIILGAAGGRVTATGYIGNGVRVEGVARAFDEYANERVRGTETLLRVSGAHYDKMSSLDLEFSRTDNGIDTKLNSLFNALKNISKVPTNGNYRSSAFTALKELTGRFNKLSDELIKQEQKNNQDIRQSVNVINQLTGQLASLNREISNRQSIDGGGAYDLLDRRDALLQALSQQTGINTQIDSRTGAVNVTLSNGHMLVSGDKANALEVTTDNNNPGRQVIAYRDAENAIIPLQDSLLDKGVLGGLLAFRNQDLPEIRDRLNELARHLSHRFNEVNKQGYDANGEKGKNLFSYALPNAIANGKNQGEASLSVTALNTDPATEGGVAKPQEYTLRFENGTWQVTGTADGRKVESTFVDGKLTFEGVTVAVKGDAQEGDSYQLNPFNGIADSMAVSIKNGDEIAAASEKDPQDTDGKETGNNGNSIALGNIQHDKLINGATLSDAYAGLIGYVGTTTRNLMETASSQEKAFQDAYVERSEKTGVNLNQEYVQMEMFRQYYNASAQVLQTANSLLDTLLTIR, from the coding sequence ATGCTAAACCTTTATTATATTGCCAGCAGCGGTTTGCAAACCGGACAGCAGGCGCTGAGCGTCATCGGCAACAACCTCGCCAACGCCACCAACCCCAATTACAGCCGGCAAAACATTATATTGGGCGCTGCGGGGGGAAGAGTGACCGCAACGGGCTATATCGGCAACGGCGTGCGCGTGGAGGGGGTTGCCCGCGCTTTCGATGAATATGCCAATGAGCGGGTGCGGGGGACGGAAACCTTGCTGCGGGTCAGCGGCGCGCATTATGACAAGATGAGTTCGCTGGATCTGGAGTTCAGCAGAACCGACAACGGGATTGATACCAAGCTTAACAGCTTGTTCAACGCGCTGAAGAACATCAGCAAAGTGCCGACGAACGGTAACTACCGCAGTAGTGCGTTTACGGCCCTTAAAGAACTGACCGGACGCTTCAATAAACTCAGCGATGAGCTCATCAAACAAGAGCAGAAAAATAATCAGGACATCCGGCAGTCGGTTAACGTCATCAATCAATTGACCGGCCAACTGGCAAGTTTGAATCGGGAGATTAGCAACCGACAGAGCATTGACGGCGGCGGCGCTTACGATCTGCTGGACAGGCGTGATGCGCTGTTACAGGCGCTGAGCCAGCAAACCGGCATCAACACGCAGATTGACAGCCGCACCGGGGCGGTCAACGTCACGTTGAGTAATGGTCATATGCTGGTGAGCGGCGACAAGGCCAACGCGCTGGAAGTCACGACCGATAATAATAACCCGGGGCGCCAGGTGATTGCCTATCGCGATGCTGAAAACGCCATTATCCCTCTACAGGATAGTCTACTGGACAAGGGCGTTCTGGGCGGGCTACTGGCGTTTCGCAATCAGGACTTGCCGGAGATCCGTGACCGGTTAAATGAGCTGGCGCGGCATTTAAGTCACCGCTTCAACGAGGTGAACAAGCAAGGCTATGACGCTAACGGCGAAAAGGGTAAGAACCTATTCAGCTACGCGTTACCCAACGCCATCGCCAACGGGAAAAACCAAGGCGAAGCCAGCCTTTCGGTGACCGCACTCAATACCGACCCGGCCACCGAGGGCGGGGTGGCGAAACCGCAGGAATATACCCTGCGCTTCGAGAACGGCACGTGGCAGGTCACTGGCACCGCTGACGGCAGAAAAGTAGAGTCCACCTTCGTCGACGGTAAATTGACGTTCGAGGGGGTCACGGTCGCGGTGAAGGGTGATGCGCAAGAGGGCGATAGTTATCAATTAAATCCGTTCAACGGTATTGCCGACAGCATGGCGGTGAGCATCAAAAACGGTGATGAAATTGCCGCCGCCAGCGAAAAAGATCCCCAAGATACGGACGGTAAAGAGACAGGCAACAACGGTAACAGCATTGCGCTCGGCAATATCCAGCATGATAAATTAATCAATGGCGCTACGCTGAGTGACGCCTACGCCGGTCTGATTGGCTATGTCGGCACCACCACCCGCAATTTGATGGAAACGGCCAGCTCGCAGGAGAAAGCCTTCCAGGATGCCTACGTGGAGCGCAGTGAGAAAACCGGGGTCAATCTCAACCAAGAATACGTTCAAATGGAAATGTTCCGGCAGTATTACAATGCTAGCGCCCAGGTGCTGCAAACCGCTAATTCACTGCTGGATACCCTGCTTACTATCCGCTAA
- the fliO gene encoding flagellar biosynthetic protein FliO: MKQTTLQSPVAYDSGHGAALFNVAGSLGAVLLLILLLLKLARRLGYFAPRHGGQPLLKVRAGCSLGNRERVVVVEAGEHWLVLGVTPGRITHLHTLPAGDAAPEELPPTFSTLCARGRQSRETT; encoded by the coding sequence ATGAAACAGACCACGTTACAGTCACCCGTCGCCTACGATAGCGGTCACGGCGCGGCGCTTTTCAATGTGGCCGGCTCGCTGGGCGCGGTGTTGCTGCTGATCCTGTTGCTGCTCAAACTGGCCCGGCGCTTGGGCTATTTCGCGCCCCGTCACGGCGGCCAGCCGCTGCTCAAAGTCCGCGCCGGTTGCTCCCTTGGCAACCGTGAACGGGTCGTCGTGGTGGAAGCCGGCGAACACTGGCTGGTGCTCGGCGTCACGCCGGGACGGATCACCCATCTGCATACCCTCCCCGCCGGCGACGCCGCGCCCGAGGAGCTGCCGCCGACTTTCTCGACGCTGTGCGCGCGAGGGCGCCAATCGCGGGAGACGACATGA
- the fliP gene encoding flagellar type III secretion system pore protein FliP (The bacterial flagellar biogenesis protein FliP forms a type III secretion system (T3SS)-type pore required for flagellar assembly.): protein MSMPTLRASLRARRGTAGGVWPFWLLLALPLLLLPYQAAHAAEQGLLQIHTLPDGGQRWSLPVQTLVLLTSLTFLPAALLLMSGFTRIIIVLGILRNALGTPSAPPNQVLLGLALCLTFFVMSPVLDSIYRDAYLPFSKDQIGMETAVQRAAQPLRQFMLTQTRKTDLSLYARLGKQTELAGPEQVPMRILLPAFVTSELKTAFQIGFTLFIPFLIIDLVIASVLMALGMMMLPPTTVSLPFKLMLFVMVDGWQLLLGSLAQSFFS from the coding sequence ATGAGCATGCCGACCCTGCGCGCCTCGCTTCGCGCGCGCCGCGGGACGGCGGGCGGCGTTTGGCCATTTTGGCTGCTGCTGGCGCTACCGCTGCTGCTGCTGCCCTACCAGGCTGCCCACGCCGCGGAACAGGGATTGTTACAAATACACACCCTGCCCGACGGCGGCCAGCGCTGGTCGCTGCCGGTACAAACGCTGGTATTGCTGACATCGCTCACTTTTTTACCGGCGGCGCTGCTGCTGATGTCGGGGTTTACCCGCATCATTATCGTGCTGGGCATCCTGCGCAACGCATTGGGTACGCCTTCCGCCCCACCCAATCAGGTCCTGCTCGGGCTGGCGTTATGTTTAACCTTTTTCGTCATGTCGCCCGTGCTGGACAGCATTTATCGCGATGCTTATCTGCCGTTTTCCAAGGATCAGATCGGTATGGAAACGGCGGTGCAGCGGGCGGCGCAGCCGCTGCGCCAGTTTATGCTGACCCAAACGCGGAAAACGGATTTGTCACTCTACGCCCGCCTGGGAAAACAGACAGAGCTCGCGGGCCCGGAGCAGGTGCCGATGCGCATCCTGCTGCCGGCGTTTGTTACCAGCGAACTCAAGACCGCCTTTCAAATTGGCTTCACGCTGTTTATTCCGTTTCTGATTATCGATCTGGTCATCGCCAGCGTCCTGATGGCGCTGGGCATGATGATGTTGCCGCCCACCACGGTGTCGCTGCCGTTTAAGCTGATGCTGTTCGTGATGGTGGACGGCTGGCAACTCTTGCTCGGGTCGCTGGCCCAAAGCTTTTTCAGTTAA
- a CDS encoding glucosaminidase domain-containing protein produces MSDGIPLFGSTLDFSQLGAMKIRAAQASSQGVADAARQVEGLFVDMMLKSMRATLPQEGLLTSAQTQLYTSLYDQQLAQDLTARGVGLAQAALESGWGARKIRTAHGAPSHNLFGIKADAGWRGESTQITTTEWVDGVMQKVKAKFRVYASYGEALRDYTRLLTENTRYRRVMQASTPEQAARSLQSSGYATDPHYADKLITIIAQLKTVGQRAQAAYQHDLATLF; encoded by the coding sequence ATGAGTGACGGCATCCCATTGTTCGGCTCCACGCTGGATTTTTCCCAACTGGGGGCCATGAAAATCCGCGCCGCGCAGGCGTCGAGTCAGGGGGTCGCGGACGCTGCGCGCCAGGTCGAGGGGCTGTTTGTGGACATGATGCTCAAGAGCATGCGCGCGACGCTCCCGCAGGAGGGACTGCTGACCAGCGCCCAAACCCAGCTCTATACCTCGCTGTACGACCAACAGCTGGCGCAGGATTTGACGGCCCGCGGAGTGGGGCTGGCGCAGGCGGCGCTGGAATCGGGATGGGGAGCGCGGAAAATCAGAACCGCCCACGGCGCGCCAAGCCACAATTTATTTGGCATAAAAGCGGATGCCGGTTGGCGGGGCGAAAGCACGCAAATTACCACGACCGAATGGGTGGACGGGGTCATGCAGAAAGTGAAGGCGAAATTTCGCGTCTATGCCTCTTATGGTGAGGCGCTGCGGGATTATACGCGGTTGCTGACGGAAAACACCCGTTATCGACGGGTCATGCAGGCCAGCACGCCGGAACAGGCGGCCCGATCGCTGCAATCCTCCGGCTATGCCACCGATCCGCATTATGCCGACAAATTGATCACTATCATCGCGCAATTGAAAACGGTTGGGCAGCGCGCGCAGGCGGCCTATCAGCACGATCTCGCCACGCTTTTCTGA
- a CDS encoding flagellar basal body-associated FliL family protein — translation MGLIAVLALSLFVYLQPGVKKELLPVTQTVDGLPAENDLPPVYFPLDPFTVSLQPEDGDYGAMLYVGLTLRLRDEKTRELVESQLPELRNHLILLLSQQSLASLTSAADKQALLKKIKRELNQQHPNGQPSFVTDVFFNSFIVR, via the coding sequence TTGGGGTTGATCGCCGTGCTGGCGCTCAGCCTGTTCGTCTATCTGCAGCCCGGCGTGAAAAAGGAATTGCTTCCTGTTACGCAGACGGTGGATGGCCTGCCCGCGGAAAACGATTTACCGCCGGTGTATTTTCCGTTGGACCCTTTTACCGTCAGTCTACAGCCGGAGGACGGCGATTACGGTGCCATGCTGTATGTCGGTTTGACGTTGCGTCTGCGGGACGAAAAGACCCGCGAGTTAGTGGAAAGTCAATTACCCGAGTTACGCAATCACCTGATTTTGCTGCTGTCGCAGCAATCCCTCGCCTCGCTCACCTCCGCAGCAGACAAGCAGGCATTACTCAAGAAAATAAAGCGCGAGCTCAATCAGCAGCATCCCAACGGTCAGCCGTCTTTCGTGACTGACGTATTTTTCAACTCATTCATTGTGCGGTGA